The Thermotoga maritima MSB8 region GTCTTCTGGAGAAACTCCCATCTTTTCACATATCTCGAGGTAGTACCTCGGGTCTGGCTTGCAAAAATGGAAGCTCTCCATGTCTGTTATCAAGTGGAAATCGTCTTCTGACAGTCCAATCCAGTTCAGTCGCTTCAAAATAGCGATTCTTGGAAAGACAGGGTTCGTTGCCAGAACAACCTTCCCTTCTTTTTTCTTCTCTTTCAAAAGGTCCACCGTCCCCTTCACGGGTTCGACCGTACCTTTGAGCGAATCGAAAAGCTCGCTTTCATAAAACTCCATGAAGAGTTCTTTCCATTTCTCTGCACACTGTGACGTTCTCTTTTCAAGGCATTTCATGTATCTCTCCAGATTGGTTGACCCATCCGGATTCCTGGTTATTTCCTCCACACAGCCAAGAACCAGCTCTGGAGAGATCGAAACACCTCTATCTCTGAAAAAAGAAGTGAGTTTCTTAAAATATTCCTCTGCGAATCCGTTGTCTTCGGCCAGTGTGCCGTCGTAATCGAAAAGGAAAATTCTCACACTCACCCCTCCTTTTTAACTATTCTAACACTGGTTCGATGATAGAATCTTTAACGGGAGGTGATTGGTTCTGGAGAGAGAAACCATCGGAATAAAACTTCTGAGAGGAGATCCCAGAAAAGCCATAGTGAAACTCTCAATTCCCATGATGCTCGCCATGCTGGTCCAGACGATTTACAACTTAGCTGATGGTATCTGGGTCGCGGGACTGGGACCTTACGCACTGGCAGCGATAGGATTGTTCTTCCCTGTTTTCATGGTGATCATCTCCCTCGCCGCAGGTATAGGGGTTGGGGCGAGTTCGGTGGTGTCCCAAAAGATTGGAGAAAGAGACAAGGAAGGAGCAGATACCGCGGCTTCTGTTTCCATCCTGCTTTCAATCGTCATTGGTTTTTTGAGCATTGCTGTTATTCTTCCCTTCATTTCTGACATCCTCATCTTCGCGGGAGCTCAGGGGGAAACTCTCAGACTGGCCCTCGAGTATTCGGTGATCCTCGTGTATTTCATTCCCCTTATCATGTTCAACAACGTAGCAAACGGTGTTTTCAGAGGTGAAGGAGACGCGAAAAGAGCGATGGTGGCCATAACGATAGGTTCCCTTCTGAACATAGGTCTGGATCCCGTGTTCATCTACGTCTTCGGTATGGGGATCAGAGGAGCAGCGTACGCCACCGTGGTATCAATCGCTGTTTCTTCCCTTCTGATCGCGTACTGGATGTTTTTCAAGAAGGACACGTACGTATCCTTCCGTTTGAAATGGGATGGAGAAATCCTGAAGAGAATATTGAAGATCGGTATTCCGGCTTCGCTGGCACAAATTTCAATGTCGGTGGCGATCTACGTGCTCAACGTCTTTGCGGTGAGGTCAGGAGGAGACTACGGAGTTGCGGTTTTCACGAGTGCGTGGCGTGTCATAAATTTCGGAACTGTCCCTCTCATTGGAATGGCCATGGCCGTGACATCCGTTACAGGTGCCGCTTTTGGTGAGAGAAACGGGGAGAAACTCGAAACGGCACATCTCTACGCCGTGAAACTCGGATTTTTCGTAGGGCTGGCAGTGATGTTCACAATCTTGATTTTTGCCCCATACATCGCTAGGTTGTTCACTTATTCTCAGGAAGGTGAAAAATTATACAGCGATCTGGTGAAAGCCCTCAGAATCCTGAGTCTTTTTCTTCCAGGTGTTCCATTTGGAATGTTCACTTCCTCCATGTTTCAGGGAGTGGGTCAGGGACTCAAAAGTCTGATTGTCACCATCATGAGAACTGTGATTATGCAGGTTGTTTTTTCGTGGCTGTTCGTCTTTGTTCTGAGAATAGGACTTGTAGGAGTCTGGTGGGGCATAGTCCTTGGAAACACCACATCGGCTTTCATCACTTTCAACTGGGGAAGGTTCACAGTGAAACACCTCAAAAGGGATTTTCAAAAAAACATCACATAGGAGGGGTTTGAATGCTCAAGTTGGAGGCCAATTACTCCACGATCGAGAAGATCGTTTTGAAAAGCACCGAAGGATTTTCTCAATTCTCACTTTCGAAGGAGGATGAAAACCTTAAGGTGAAACTGAAGCACGGTTCCTTTCCTTTTTCCCTGTCGGTGAAAGTCAAAGTAGTATCGACGCAGAAAACACCCGATGATCCCATCATCCTGAAAGTAGGTGTGCCCTCTTTCCTAATGGAAATGCTGAAAAGCAGAATAGAGCGAGAAGGACTGGAAGTTCACGGGAACGAGATTCACATCTACCCCAAAAAGATAGCAAGATTTTTCGAGGATCTGATCGTATCGAGATTGGAATTTGAAGACGACAGAGTGATACTTCACCTCGAGGAGGTCTGATCCTTGGCGACCTTCTGCAGAGGCTGACAGTTTCTGAGGATGAAGTATCTGGAAGCCTCTATTTGCTGTATGGCCTTTACATAGCCATCTAAAAACTCCACGTACCTTTGAGGAGTACCATTTTTTCTGTCGATAGCCGTACTCTTATCCAGTCTACCGTCCCATGAGACAATGAACACCCGGTTGTCGTCTATGAAAGATCCGTCCGGAACGTGATATCTCAAAGCAGCAAAACCATGTTTCGCGTTCAGAAGATCCTGCCCCATGAAGAAACCTTCTCTGTAATTTATTCCCATCACATTCAGGATCGTGGGAAGAAAGTCTATCTGTCCTCCAGGGACGTTGACTACTCTACGAATGTTCTCTCCAGGGATGTGGATAGCAAAGGGAATGTTGAGGGCGATTTCGAAAGAGAATTCTCTATCCAGGATCTCAGGTATCTTCGTTTTGACTTCCCTGTTGAATGGATACAGACCCGCGTGGTCACCGTAGAGAACGATCACGGAGTTTTCGTAGAGTTCAGCGCGTTTCAACTCATCAATAAAAACACCGAACGCTTCATCGGCGTAATGTATAGCCTGCAGATAGTGTCCAACGATGGTATCAGCTATGTCTTCAGGAAGTTCGAGTTTTCTGTGCTCTTCAGGAATAACAAAGGGAGTGTGACTGGATATAGTTATCAAAAAAGCGTAGAAGGGTTGTGGATAGTTTCGCAGTTTCTGAACAGCCTGCTTGAAGAAAGAAACATCAGCCAATCCCATTCCGAAAACCTCATCCTGCTGGAAATCCTCAAGACTCACGAATTCGTCGAAACCGATGTGTTTGTAAACCTCTTCTCTGTTCCAGAACCAGCCAACGTTTCCATGAAACGCTATTGTGTGATAGCCGTTTTGTTTCATAATTCTGGGCAAAGCAGGAAGGTTTATCACGGGGTACTCTTCATAGACCACACTGTCTCCCAGTGTGTGAAGAGAGGTGTTCACAATAAACTCGGCGTCCGCCGTGTTCCCGCTCCCCACTTGCTGGTAGCAGCTTGAGAAATAGACGGTTCCGGAATCTCTCAAAAATGAATTTATGTTCGGCGTGACTTCTTGCCCGTTCACCTCAAGACCGATCACGAAATTCTGCAGCGATTCCATCTGAACGACTATCACGTTTTTTCCTTTTCCTATTCCGAAAAAGCTTTTTTGAGAAGGTTTTGTCGTTTCATTTCTAACAGAAGAAACTGTCAGATCGTTGTTTTCTTCTTTCTTGTTCACAAAGAGATTGATGATGTCCTGAACGTGATAATCGAAAACACCGTATCTGTTGAAGACAAACTTCGATTGTAGATTCTGAGAGGTGTGGATGGCACCGAGAAAGGTGAAAGACAGAACCAGGACAAAAAGCGAAGACAGAGAATACGCTCGCTTCGTATTTTCTTTGAAGAAAAACCACACGAAAGGAAGATCCGCCACAAAGAGAAGAGAGTACAAATCGATGAAGTACTTGATTTCACCGCCGAGATCTCCCACCTGAGGAAGCAGAACTACTTCCTTAATGGATGGAAGGTTTCCAAAGTTCTGAAAGTACAGAAAATCAACGAACAACAGAAGGGAGAGCACCGTGTAAAGAAGCTTGTGCCCTCCCTTAAAAACCAGAATCAGCAACATCAACCATCCTGCGGTACTGAAAACAACGGAAACACTGAAAGAACTCAAAGTAGGCACGTAGAAAAGAACGATCTTTGCTGCCAAGAAAACAACCAGAAGATAGTCGCTCATTTTACTCCCCTGTCGCCGTGGAAGGTGTAGACTCTTCTGTTGTCTTCATCGCTTCGAGAATGGCTTCCACCTGATTGTAGGCAGATTCGTAATCCATGAAGTTTGGATCGATTTTTTTCATCTCATCAAGGTAATACTTCGCAGATGTGGGATCGTTCAGTGCAAGACTCATATCGTAAAGCATGTAATAAGAGTCGAGACGAATGCTGGTAGAAGCGTCCGTCGCTTCAGCCACTGTGTAAAGACCGAGAAGAACTCCAAATATCTGGTTTGGATCGTAGGTTCCAGTTGACAGATAAGGTTTGATTTGGTTGTAAAGATTGGAGTAATAGTTGTACTTGATGTTTATGTCGTTGGGGTGCAAGCGGTACGCGTACTCCAGTACATACGTGGAAGACGGGTAGTTCTCGTAAAGATAATCCACAACTGCTCTTTTTTTGTTTTCCAACTCTGCTTTTTTCTTTTCAAGCTCTTCTTTTCTTGCGTCGACTTCTTCGATGGAGAGTTTCCCGTACTTCTTTATAAGATCCTCATCTGGTTCCTGGGAGTTTTCAAGTGCTGTTCTGTACTGAGTCAATTCGGCTATCTGTTTGGTGAGTTCCTGGATCTTGCTGTCGGAAAGAAGGACGAAGAGAGATTTCAGCTCATCTGGTGTTTCTGCCGCCAGGTTTTCTCCCTGGAAGAGAAGGTTCGCCAGTTTTTCATAGAGATCTTCTTCGTTCTTGAGGTACTTCCACCAATACTCAAGAACCTGATCGTTGAACGCGTACGATAGATTTTCTTCCTTCATGAACTCTTCCAGCCACTTCTGGAATTTTTCCTGTTCCAGTTTCGTTTTCACATCACTGTACGCGTCGCTGTTCGAGAAAGCGTTGAAATCCGTTAGAACCGAAGAAGTTTTCACCCTGAACACGTACCATTGATCGAGGAAATAGAACGGTCCGACAATCGAACCTGGAGTGGCACTGAACAGAGCCGTGTCTATTTCATCCGGGAAAATCCCCCTTGTGGCGTTGGAAAAAGGTTGAACAGTAACATTCATACTGGAAGCTGCTTCATCGAAACCCATTTCACTTGCTTTTGCAATGAACTCCTGAGCCGTGGAACTGCTGTCAAACGACACGGCTTCTATGTCAACTCTGTCGTACTGCTTCTGAAGGTCTTCCTTGTTTTCCTCGAAATATTTCTTTATTTCGTCCTCGGTGACAACTCCCACTTTTTCCTGAACCTTTTTGATGGTGAGCTGAACTCGAATTTGAGGTTCCAGGTAGTTCTTCTCGTAGTTCGAAAGGCTTCCGTACATTCTCTCTATCCGGTTGAGCTGATTTTGATCGTTCTTTATTGTTTGGATAACGTTGTTCACTTCCTGTTCGATTTCTTTCTTGGAAGGCTTTATGTTGTTCTTTTCCGCATAGTAAAGAACCACTTTCTGCTGGAGAAAGACGTCCGCTATCAGAGCTTTGAGTCTGGGTTCTTCAAAAAGTGGATCGAGAGATGTGATCTGATAAGAACTCAACAGGTTGGAGTAGTAGTCATTCACTTCCCACGGCATGAGCCAGTAGATAGGATCGTTCAGAGCCGTTCCGTCTTTTGTGATGTAAGCGAGACTCTGTTCGAGGGTGTATTTAACGTTGTTCTGGGTGTTTCTGAGGTTGATCGACACCGACCACCAGATCATACCCGCCACGAACGCAATAGCAATCGTCCAGATAATGACCCCTTGCCACTTTTTCATCCATTTTCTCATTCTTCAAACCCTCCTTCGAATTCCGCCTCTTCTTCCTCGAACTTTTTGGGTTTCACAATTGGGAAGGGAATCACATCCCTTATTGTGGGGGAATCCGTGATGAACATGAAGAGCCTGTCAAGACCGATTCCCAGTCCTCCCGTGGGAGGCATACCATACTCGAGGGCCCTCACAAAATCGAGATCCATCATGTGTGCTTCTTCATCTCCCTCTTCTCTCATTTTCGCCTGTTCGAGAAATCTCTGGTATTGATCAACGGGATCGTTCAGCTCACTGAACGCGTTCGCGATCTCTCTTCCGAATATGATGAGTTCGAACCTTTCCGTGAGTCTAGGATCCTCTCGGTGTCTTTTGGCAAGAGGGGAAATCACCACAGGATGATCGATTATGAAGGTGGGGTTCACCAGCTCTTCTTCCACCAGATCTCTGAGTTTGTCTATGAGGTGTGCTCTGTTCTTTATTTCCAGTTCTACCCCATGTTCTTCGAGCTTCTTCAACAACACTTCATCGGGATCTTCGAGGATGTCCACCCCGAGTTTTTCTTTGAGAAAGTCTCTCATTCTCACTCTTTTCCAGGGTGGTGTGAAGTCTATCTCCTTGCCTTGGTAGGAGATTTTCAAGGTGCCACATGTTCTTTTCACAACTTCCACTATCAACTCTTCAGTGAGATCCATCATATCGTTGTAATCCGCGTAAGCCTGGTAGATCTCTATGCTGGTGAACTCGGGACTGTGTTTGTAAGATATTCCTTCGTTTCTGAAGTTCTTTCCTATCTCGTATATCTTTTCAAAACCGCCGACGATCAACCTTTTCAGGTAAAGCTCCGGTGCGATTCTCAAATACATATCGATATCAAAAACGTTGAGATGGGTCACAAAAGGCCTCGCTTCCGCACCACCCGTGACGTAATGAAGAATAGGTGTTTCCACTTCGATGAATCCCCTGCTGTTGAGAAATTCCCGTATCACACGGACGGCCTTGAATCGCTTTTTGAACCTCTCAATAGCCTCGTCGTTCACGATGAGTTCGAGGTACCTCTGCCTGTATATGATTTCCTTATCTTTTATGCCGTGCCACTTCTCGGGCAGAGGCCGCAGAGCCTTGCTCAGAAGCGTGTATTCTTGAACGTAAATGGTCAACTCTCCGGTTTTGCTTTTGAACGGAAAGCCTCTTACTCCTACAAAGTCACCTATTTTGACGTGTCTTTTGAAGAGATCCATCTTTTCCTTCCCAACAGAATCTGCTTTTATGTAAGCCTGGATCCGGCCCGTGTCATCTTTCATGTGAAAGAAGGCCGTCTTTCCGTGGTGACGTATCGACATGACTCTCCCTGCGAAAGAGAGCTTTTCAGATTCAAGAACTTCTCCAGCTTGAAGATAGTCGTACTTTTCCCTTATTTCTCTGGCCGTGAGTTCCTTTTCGAATTTGTAAGGATATGGCTCTATACCCATAGAACGAAGTTCCTGTATCTCTTTGAGTCGTTGTTCTTTGAACTCTTTCAGCACACAACCACCTCCGTTACTTGTTCATTACCGCTATCACCTGATAACGCTGAACACCACTGGGAGCTTTTACCTTTACCACATCTCCCACCTTTCTACCGAGAAGACTTTTGCCCAGTGGAGAATCGGAGCTCAGCTTCTGAGCGAAAAAGTCCGCTTCCTGAGGTGTGACGATTCGAAATTTGTGCTCTTCACCGGTATCCAGGTTCTTTATAACAACCCATTTCCCCAGTGTAACCTCGTCGCTTTCCTCAGAATCTTCTATGATCTCCGCGTTGCTCAGAATCTGTTCGATCTCCATGATCCTGCTTCCAACACGCCCCTGTTCGTTCTTCGCAGCTTCGTACTCCGAGTTTTCCGATAGGTCTCCGAGTTCCCTCGCTTCTTTTATTCTTTCAGAGATCTCGTACATGAATTTCCTTTTCAGATCTTCCAATTCCTTCTTCAGCTTCTCATAGCCTTCACGGGTGAGACGAACTTTCTTCATTGTTCTTCGCCCTCCTTCTCTCTTTTTAGTTCTTTCACAATTTCCAAAAATTGATCCACTTCCCTGAAATCACGATAGACTGAAGCCAATCGTACGTAAGCAACCTGGTCCAATTTCTTCAATTCCTCCATAACCAGTTCTCCTATTCGTTTCGTTTCAACTTCGAAGGATCCTTCTTCTCTGAGTTTCAAGCAGATTCTGTTCACAGCTTCCTCGATCTGCTCGTAGGTGACAGGTCTCTTCTCACAAGCTTTTATCATACCATTTTTTATCTTTTCCCTGTCAAACTTCTCCCGCCTGCCATCCTTTTTTACAACGAGAACAGGCGCTTCTTCGTATCTCTCGTAGGTGGTGAATCTTTTACCGCAAGAAGAACACTCCCTGCGTCTTCTGATAGCAGTTCCATCGAGGGTTGGCCTCGAATCGAGCACTCTCGTGTCCATCGAACCACAAAACGGGCACTTCATTTTACATCACCAAACCTTTCAGCTATTTTGATAATTCTTTTCAGTTTCGAGTATATTTGAGATTTTGTGAGATTTAACTTTTTCCCCAGCTCTCTGAGTGAGAGTTCTTTGTTTCTCAATCGAACCAGAGCGACTCTTCTCAAATCCTCGGGTAAGTTTTCGAGTCCCATGTTCTCTTTTATAAGCTCTATCGCACGTATCTGACGAGCCGTACTGTTTGCTGTTCTGATGGCGTTCGCCTCTATAAAGTTGACCGTTCTGTTCACATCACCGATCACTTTTCTTTCAGTGACGATTCGATCTATCTCTTCCAGCTTTCTCTGAACCCCTATGGCTTCAAGGAACACAAGAATGTCCTTTATAGACTTTATATAAAGTTTTCTTGTATTCCTGAGTTCTATGATGCCTGCGTTTATGTTGAAGAAATCTTTCAAGCTTTTTCTGGTGAGAGCGAGCGTTTCTTCCTCAAACAGATTGATTTCCAGATGATAATGATACCTTGGATTCGTCATGGATCCTCCGCTGAGAAACAGTCCTCTCAAAAATGAAACAAAGAGGGCTACGTCGAAGAACGGCTCTATCACCATGAAACTTTCTGAATACTCTGCGGTGATTTTTATGTACCTCTTCTTTATGTTGTGTGATTTCTCTACAATTATCTCCGAAACGGGTTTTGAGAGATACTTCATTAAATTCAAAAGCCGCCTCGAGGCGGCAAAAGAGTGCAAAGAAAAAACGATATGCCTGCTCTTAACATCCAGATCGCCCCGCGCTTTTATGAAACCTAAAAGTTCCGATATAACCTCTTCACGACTACCAAAAGGGACGTTCACGAGTTCTTCTTTTATCTCTTCAGAGAAAGTTCGCCTCAAGAGGCTCACCACCTCGAAATTCTCTCAATCACATCCGCCAGTTTCACAGAGTCGTGTCTTATCTTTCTTTGACCATCTGAGGGGTCAACTATCTCTACAAGAAAAGGCTCTGCCAGAATGGTGTTCTGTATGTTTTCAGCGTCGATCTCCACGAAATCACTGCCCTCTTTTCTATACCTTTCGAGCACCTCTTCAGAAGGTTTGCGGGTGTTCACCAGCACAAAATCGACGCTTTGCTCCAGGTACCTTTCGAGTTCTTTAACGTGGTCCGAGACCCTGTATCCTGTTGTTTCACCTGGCTGGGTCATGAGGTTACACACGTATATTTTCTTCGCCTTCGATTTTTTAATCGCATCCTTCACACCGTTTACGAGAACGTTTGTGATGATACTCGTGTAGAGACTCCCTGGGCCAAAGATGATGATATCGGCCCTTTCAATCGCCTCGAGGACTTCAGGAAGTGCATCGATCGGTCTATCCAGCCTGACTTCGACTATCTTTCCACCTTTTCTGACGATGTTCGTTTCACCGATCACCTCTTCTCCATCTTCGAACCTTGCCACAAGTCTTGCGTGATCTTCGCTTACGGGTAAGACTCTCCCTTTTATAGCGAGCACCCTCTCCAAGATCCTTATGGCCTCCGAAAAACTTCCTTCGATCTTGGTAAGAGCCGCTATTATCAGGTTTCCCAGACTGTGTCCCTTAAAAGACCCCTCACTGAAACGATAGCTCATCAGCTTCGCAAGAAGATCTTCATCTTTTGCCAGAGCCACGATGTTGTTTCTCACATCACCGGGAGGAGGTACGTTCAGCTCTTTTCTTAACTTTCCGGAGCTTCCCCCTTCGTCAGTGACTGAGACAACAGCGGTTATTTCAAAAGAATCGATGTTTTTCAAGCCTTTCAAAAGAGTGGAAAGTCCCGTCCCTCCACCTACAGCGACCACCTTCACCGCTCACACCTTCTCTATGTCCCTGTGTTTCTCAATGACCGTAAAACCTTCTTTTTCCAGCATTTCTTTCAGCCTGTGTGCGATATACACAGATCTATGCTTGCCGCCGGTACATCCTATTCCCACAGTGATTATCCTTCTTCCAGTTCTCTGGTACTCTTCTATCGCCACTTTGAGTACTTCATAGATCTTCTTCGATGAACTCTTCCACCACTGGATAATTTTTAAAGTACGCTTCTACCTCGCTATCCAAACCCGTCTTTGAAGAAAGTTCCGGTACGTAGTGTGGGTTCGGGAGAAAACGAGCATCAAAAACGAAATCCGCGTCCATTGGGATTCCGTGTTTGAATCCGAAACTCATTATTCTGACAGAGGTTCCACCGGCCTGGTTCACGAGAAAATGCGTCAGAGTTTCACGCAGTTGATGTGTGTTCATGCTGGTTGTATCTATCACAACGTCCGCGATTTCCCTTATACGAGACAGGATTTTCCTCTCCTTCTCTATGGCATCTTCCAGCCCTATTCCGTCCTTCTGAAGAGGATGCCTTCTTCTCGTTAGAGCGTATCTCCTCAGAAGTTCCTCCGTGGACGCCTCCAGAAAAATTACCAGAGCATTCGTCTTTTCTTTTATTCTCTCAACCGTCGATATGGGATCTCCAAGGTGTTCGCTTCGCACATCAATGGCCATCGCCATCTTTTCAAGATCGGAACTCATGAAGAGCTTCAAAAGTTCCTCCAGTATGTTACCGGGAACGTTATCAACACAAAAATACCCCAGATCCTCCAGAAAACCCATCGCGGTGGTTTTTCCCGCCCCCGAAAGCCCGGACACAACGACTATTCTCTTCAAGGTTCCTGATCACCTTCCCTGAGTGCCTGAGAAAGTTTTTTCTTCAGATTTCTAATTCTCTCACTCATTTTCACGTTTTCGAGCACGGTGTTGGCCAACATGACGAACAGGATGTTATCTATCCCCACTTCGTCGATGAATTCTTCGTACCGCTTGAAGTCTTTTTCTATTTTTTCTATGGTTTGATTGACTATCTCCAGATCCTCATCCGTAACGAGGTTGTACACTTTCTTTCCAAGTCTAACGCTTATTTTCTTCTTCATCCTGTATCATCCCCTGATCGGTTGTGAGGGAGAGAAAACGCTGAATTTTCTCCACGAGTGTGTTCAGAGACCTTTTATGTTGCTCGATGGTCTTTTCCAGCTGCTCCTTCTCCTTTTCTAAGTGAAGTATCCTTTCATTCAACTGTTTCACCTTCGACCACAGTTCCTTATTTTCCTCTTTCAACTTTTTGTAATCCTCTATCATTGAATCGAGAATCCTTTCGAGATCCTCCAGTTCTTTCATTCATTTTCCCTCCTTCGTGATTATATTAACACATCACGAATCGTTTTTATAACCAGGTTTTCAGGTACTTCAAGACCACGAAGCAGGATTTTTGCACCCCTCTCTGTGTAGTCCATCTCAACGAGCTCCAGCCCCATCATCTCCACAACTCTGAACACATTGTTCAGTTCCTGATAATCTACTTCCACTTCGAACTCTTTCATGAGCCTCAGCTTTCTCAATTCTGCTCCCTTGACCGCCATCTCAGCGGCCGAAGAGTAAGCTTCTATGAGTCCACGAACACCCAGTTTCACTCCACCAAAATATCTTGTGACAACGATCGCCGTGTTCATAAGATCGTATTTTTTTAGAGCCCCGAGGATTGGTCTGCCCGCCGTTCCACTCGGCTCACCGTCGTCCGAACTGTGTTCAAGAATACCGTTTGGAGAGAAGATCCTGTAAGCCCAGCAGTTGTGAGTTGCATCTCTCTTCGAAACTTCTTTCAGCTTCTCACGAAAGTCTTTTTCATCCTTTACTGGAAAGATCGTGGCATAGAACTCCGATCTTTTAACGTTGATTCTTTCTGTATGGGGTTTCACCACCGTCTTCCATTCCACCAGATTTCAACCTCCGTTTCCAGCTCCACACCGTATTTCTCCTTCACCTTTTTTCTCACAAAATCAATGAGTTTCATCACGTCATCAAAAGTAGCACTTCCTGCGTTCACAATGAATCCCGCATGTTTTTCCGATATCTGAGCCCCTCCAATTCTGTAACCTTTCAGACCCAGGGATTCTATGGCCTTTCCCACGTAGAAATCCTCTCTTGGCCTTTTGAAAACACTACCCGCACTCGGAAGGTCAAGGGGTTGTTTTTCCAGACGCCTCCTCATGTAATCGTCCATCTTCGCTTTTATGGTTTCCTTCTTTTCTTTTTTGAAACTCATCATCACACGTGTTATGATCAATTTCTCCCTTTTAAACGTACTGTCTCTGTAGCCGAAAAAAATCTCGTTCCTCGAAAGCCAGGTCTTTTCTCCATCTCTTAGAACCTCGACCGCTTCGACGAACTCTCCAATCTCTCCTCCGTACGCTCCCGCGTTCATATAGATGGCTCCCCCCACGCTCCCCGGTATCCCGTATGCGAACTCCAGTCCCCCGAGTTCCGCTTCCATCAAAAATAGACAGAGTCTCTTCAGGGGAGTTCCACTTTCTACCAGTACTTTTTCTCCCTTTATTTCAATTTGATTCAACCTTTCTGTTTTCAACACTGCGATATCCAGATCTTCATCTTGAACCAGAAGGTTCGTGCCAAGTCCCATTATTTGAAACGGAAGATCCTTCAGAACAGTGATGGCTCGTT contains the following coding sequences:
- a CDS encoding DivIVA domain-containing protein, coding for MKELEDLERILDSMIEDYKKLKEENKELWSKVKQLNERILHLEKEKEQLEKTIEQHKRSLNTLVEKIQRFLSLTTDQGMIQDEEENKR
- a CDS encoding IMPACT family protein encodes the protein MEWKTVVKPHTERINVKRSEFYATIFPVKDEKDFREKLKEVSKRDATHNCWAYRIFSPNGILEHSSDDGEPSGTAGRPILGALKKYDLMNTAIVVTRYFGGVKLGVRGLIEAYSSAAEMAVKGAELRKLRLMKEFEVEVDYQELNNVFRVVEMMGLELVEMDYTERGAKILLRGLEVPENLVIKTIRDVLI
- a CDS encoding YvcK family protein, which encodes MKVVAVGGGTGLSTLLKGLKNIDSFEITAVVSVTDEGGSSGKLRKELNVPPPGDVRNNIVALAKDEDLLAKLMSYRFSEGSFKGHSLGNLIIAALTKIEGSFSEAIRILERVLAIKGRVLPVSEDHARLVARFEDGEEVIGETNIVRKGGKIVEVRLDRPIDALPEVLEAIERADIIIFGPGSLYTSIITNVLVNGVKDAIKKSKAKKIYVCNLMTQPGETTGYRVSDHVKELERYLEQSVDFVLVNTRKPSEEVLERYRKEGSDFVEIDAENIQNTILAEPFLVEIVDPSDGQRKIRHDSVKLADVIERISRW
- the murB gene encoding UDP-N-acetylmuramate dehydrogenase, which encodes MDKIFGSLHKAGCDVRMFEKLSCHTSIKIGGRVKYLVLPNDVFSLERAITVLKDLPFQIMGLGTNLLVQDEDLDIAVLKTERLNQIEIKGEKVLVESGTPLKRLCLFLMEAELGGLEFAYGIPGSVGGAIYMNAGAYGGEIGEFVEAVEVLRDGEKTWLSRNEIFFGYRDSTFKREKLIITRVMMSFKKEKKETIKAKMDDYMRRRLEKQPLDLPSAGSVFKRPREDFYVGKAIESLGLKGYRIGGAQISEKHAGFIVNAGSATFDDVMKLIDFVRKKVKEKYGVELETEVEIWWNGRRW
- the whiA gene encoding DNA-binding protein WhiA, whose translation is MSLLRRTFSEEIKEELVNVPFGSREEVISELLGFIKARGDLDVKSRHIVFSLHSFAASRRLLNLMKYLSKPVSEIIVEKSHNIKKRYIKITAEYSESFMVIEPFFDVALFVSFLRGLFLSGGSMTNPRYHYHLEINLFEEETLALTRKSLKDFFNINAGIIELRNTRKLYIKSIKDILVFLEAIGVQRKLEEIDRIVTERKVIGDVNRTVNFIEANAIRTANSTARQIRAIELIKENMGLENLPEDLRRVALVRLRNKELSLRELGKKLNLTKSQIYSKLKRIIKIAERFGDVK